The Coffea arabica cultivar ET-39 chromosome 8e, Coffea Arabica ET-39 HiFi, whole genome shotgun sequence genome window below encodes:
- the LOC113722518 gene encoding pentatricopeptide repeat-containing protein At4g20770-like, protein MRNSAPRMLARTTTATAYVADLLQNCINNKAHIAGKILHAHILRIGAFADTFLANRLVELYSKCGQLVSARLVFDRIPQRNIYSCNAMLSCYCKENQLEDAHELFVRMLERNSVSWNTMISALVRNGYERRSLELYQMMRLGGFEPTRFTLASVLSACGGLGERMCGKECHGVAIKLGLDTNVYVGNASLGMYAKCGMVGDAVKAFWDLTEPNEISFTALMGGLVEADRIEEAFDMFKLMHRNGIRIDSVSLSSVLGVCAKGGSGDFGAISDDDCELHIVPGKQIHGLTVKLGFENNLHLSNSLLDMYAKNGDMDSAEMAFANLSEVSVVSWNIMIGGYGQKDEKEKAMQYMEWMQSSGFEPDDVTHINMLVACIKCGDVKTARMIFDRLEHQSLSSWNALLSGYTQNGYHRETVNLFGEMQFQNVQPDRTTLAILLSSCAALGHLETGRQAHACLIKPGFHTDTYVGSGLIGMYLKCGRVAGAKHVFNGVHLLDTVCWNSMIAGLSFNSMDGEAFSIFIEMLRKGTLPTEFSYATVLSCCAKLSSLSQGKPVHGLIVKDGYADDVFVGSALVDMYSKCGNICEARQFFNLMPFKNTVTWNEMLHGYAQNGCGDEAVCVYRQMIQSGARPDDITFVAVLTACSHSGLVDPGITIFNSMQKKHGLAPLPDHYTCIIDSLGRAGRFNELESIINKMPYKDDPVVWEALLSSCRVHSNVSLARRAADELFRLDQKNSAPYVLLANMYASLGRWDDANDVRSMMIEQQVLKDPGFSWVEQAKSDVCRLG, encoded by the coding sequence GATCCTTCATGCCCACATACTTCGTATTGGGGCCTTCGCAGATACTTTTCTTGCCAACCGCCTTGTCGAATTGTACTCAAAATGTGGTCAATTAGTTAGTGCTCGTTTGGTGTTTGATCGAATACCTCAGAGAAATATTTACTCTTGCAATGCAATGTTAAGTTGTTATTGTAAAGAGAACCAATTAGAGGATGCCCATGAACTTTTTGTTAGAATGCTCGAGAGGAATAGTGTGTCGTGGAACACGATGATTAGTGCGTTGGTTCGGAATGGTTATGAAAGAAGAAGTTTGGAGTTATATCAAATGATGAGGTTAGGTGGTTTTGAGCCGACCCGTTTCACGTTGGCTAGTGTTTTGAGTGCTTGTGGTGGCTTGGGGGAAAGAATGTGTGGAAAAGAGTGTCATGGAGTTGCTATTAAACTTGGTTTAGACACGAATGTGTATGTGGGGAATGCTTCGTTGGGGATGTATGCAAAGTGTGGGATGGTGGGGGATGCAGTTAAGGCTTTCTGGGACTTGACGGAGCCCAATGAGATCTCGTTCACTGCATTGATGGGAGGGCTAGTTGAGGCTGATCGAATTGAGGAGGCATTTGACATGTTTAAATTGATGCACAGGAATGGGATTAGAATTGATTCTGTTTCATTGTCTAGTGTTCTGGGTGTTTGTGCCAAAGGTGGGAGTGGGGACTTTGGAGCAATTAGCGATGATGATTGCGAACTACATATTGTACCAGGCAAACAAATTCATGGCCTTACTGTAAAACTTGGCTTTGAAAACAATCTTCATCTGAGCAATTCGTTGCTTGACATGTATGCCAAAAATGGAGATATGGACAGTGCTGAAATGGCTTTCGCTAATTTATCCGAGGTTAGTGTTGTTTCTTGGAACATTATGATAGGAGGGTATGGACAAAAAGACGAAAAAGAGAAAGCAATGCAATATATGGAATGGATGCAGAGTAGTGGTTTTGAACCTGATGATGTCACTCACATCAACATGCTTGTAGCTTGTATTAAGTGTGGGGATGTTAAAACTGCACGTATGATATTTGACAGGTTGGAACATCAGAGCTTAAGCTCATGGAATGCTTTACTCTCAGGATATACACAAAATGGCTACCATAGGGAAACAGTGAATCTTTTCGGAGAAATGCAATTTCAAAATGTGCAACCTGATCGAACTACATTGGCAATACTATTGAGTTCCTGTGCTGCATTAGGTCATTTGGAGACTGGAAGGCAAGCCCATGCCTGCTTGATAAAACCTGGATTCCATACTGACACTTATGTCGGTAGTGGACTTATTGGCATGTACTTGAAGTGTGGTAGGGTTGCTGGTGCAAAACATGTTTTTAATGGGGTTCATCTGTTAGACACTGTCTGTTGGAATTCTATGATAGCAGGGTTATCCTTCAATTCAATGGATGGAGAAGCTTTTAGTATTTTTATTGAAATGCTTAGAAAGGGAACATTGCCCACTGAATTCTCTTATGCCACTGTGTTGAGCTGTTGTGCAAAACTATCTTCTTTGTCCCAGGGGAAGCCAGTTCATGGTCTAATAGTGAAGGATGGATATGCAGATGATGTTTTTGTGGGCAGTGCACTTGTTGATATGTATTCTAAGTGTGGCAACATTTGTGAGGCCAGACAGTTTTTTAATTTGATGCCTTTCAAAAATACAGTTACTTGGAATGAGATGCTACATGGGTATGCACAGAATGGGTGTGGAGATGAAGCTGTTTGCGTTTATAGACAAATGATTCAATCAGGTGCCAGACCAGATGACATAACATTTGTTGCTGTTTTGACTGCGTGTAGCCATTCTGGATTGGTGGATCCTGGGATTACTATATTCAATTCAATGCAGAAAAAACATGGACTGGCACCACTTCCAGATCATTACACTTGCATAATTGATTCACTTGGTCGGGCTGGACGGTTTAATGAACTAGAATCAATCATTAATAAGATGCCATACAAAGATGACCCAGTGGTTTGGGAAGCTCTGCTTAGTTCTTGCAGGGTTCATAGTAATGTAAGCTTAGCAAGAAGAGCAGCAGATGAACTTTTCCGCCTAGACCAAAAGAATTCTGCTCCTTATGTACTTTTGGCCAATATGTATGCATCATTAGGAAGGTGGGATGACGCAAATGATGTTAGGAGCATGATGATCGAACAGCAAGTGCTTAAGGATCCAGGTTTTAGCTGGGTTGAACAGGCAAAGAGTGATGTGTGCAGACTTGGCTAA